One Aethina tumida isolate Nest 87 chromosome 5, icAetTumi1.1, whole genome shotgun sequence genomic window carries:
- the LOC126265690 gene encoding DDB1- and CUL4-associated factor 8-like: protein MNTDANIDIIREMSKKKMGCSNKYHHDLYEKRILELLVVHRMEKSLTIKLNPSPLHSLHFNYNGTRLAGTTDEKDVTVWDWERKRKLTSFNVRNCKADDRAICSKLLDSPFIPVPYISVVTCGRKFKEIMYCIETSTGTRAARKLGEHYATSEELPPGVSPIATFSDPNVVMTVGEDGRVVLHDIRKMSEDNLLVVNNGRAGKADLSHVAVNPAEATKEFCVLGETNGILGFDMRNCKNSLFKLPPQSPMQLESFAYNKRGSRIVVGDPVSLRLYDTQTPYLKLWEYRCHSTEVLGPVQFFGPFHQYVVAGMNGGVGIWSLTSSSLLKKLLTEEDTSCIAVNSDELALGVKGINPEIQKWKAPDSGLGLD from the exons ATGAATACAGACGCCAACATAGACATCATAAGAGAAATGTCAAAGAAAAAGATGGGGTGCAGCAACAAGTACCACCACGACCTGTACGAAAAACGCATCTTAGAACTCCTGGTGGTCCATCGCATGGAAAAAAgtttgacaataaaattaaatccgtCACCTCTTCACTCATTGCATTTTAACTATAACGGAACTAGATTGGCGGGTACGACCGACGAGAAGGACGTCACCGTTTGGGATTGGGAACGGAAAAGGAAGTTGACCAGTTTCAACGTTAGAAATTGTAAGGCAGACGACAGAGCAATTTGCAGCAAATTGCTGGACTCCCCCTTTATACCCGTACCATACATATCTGTCGTCACGTGCGGGCGTAAGTTCAAGGAAATTATGTACTGCATTGAAACGTCGACTGGTACGCGGGCGGCGAGAAAACTGGGAGAGCACTATGCCACTTCGGAAGAGTTGCCTCCCGGTGTAAGTCCTATAG cCACTTTCTCCGACCCAAACGTTGTGATGACGGTAGGAGAAGACGGAAGGGTTGTGTTGCACGACATCAGAAAGATGAGCGAGGATAATTTGTTGGTTGTTAATAACGGGCGTGCAGGAAAGGCTGATCTTTCACACGTCGCCGTCAATCCGGCGGAAGCTACCAAGGAGTTTTGCGTGCTTGGTGAGACTAATGGCATTCTAGGGTTCGATATGAGGAATTGTAAAAACTCGCTTTTCAAATTGCCTCCACAGTCTCCCATGCAGCTGGAGAGCTTTGCCTATAATAAGAGGGGATCCCGGATCGTGGTCGGAGATCCGGTATCCCTGCGTTTATACGACACTCAAACTCCTTACCTCAAGCTGTGGGAGTACAGGTGTCACAGTACGGAAGTGCTGGGACCAGTCCAGTTTTTCGGACCCTTTCATCAATACGTTGTGGCCGGGATGAATGGAGGAGTCGGGATTTGGTCATTGACTTCCAGTTCCTTGTTGAAAAAGTTGTTGACCGAAGAGGACACCAGTTGCATTGCTGTGAACTCCGATGAGTTAGCTTTAGGCGTCAAAGGAATAAACCCGGAGATTCAAAAGTGGAAGGCTCCCGACAGTGGCTTAggattagattaa